The Salvia miltiorrhiza cultivar Shanhuang (shh) chromosome 1, IMPLAD_Smil_shh, whole genome shotgun sequence genome has a window encoding:
- the LOC131010560 gene encoding protein FAR1-RELATED SEQUENCE 5-like — protein MDIGSTSSRRLNFEYAHGDMVDEGSMNQLVNLTSMNNKEDTPKIGMSFDTEEDAYEFYLKYSKRVGFGIRRSKSHKNTCGELVDRIFCCSAQGKRSHDKRDVYVKKARPETRFDCQAKLKISSRETGKLCVVQFVEEHNHYLSSPNKIHLHRSHRKIAPAAALQIQMANDVGITPKASHDLMARQVGGRENLGFIPEDYKNYLRSKRTRDSRIGDTGGVLEYLQQMQFDDPNFFYAIQVDEDDLITNIFWADAKMRTDYSHFGDVTVVFGAALLYDETSVKFEWLFDTFTRAMGQKKPITILTDQDAAMAKALSSIWPETHHRLCLWHICHTPISEGITITEDFGSVVVGFRDFVVVALLLFSLGMLQQNALFLRNNNKHSFLSCIPLNGVSDTLGKVVELSLATVRSDADSDFD, from the exons ATGGATATTGGTAGTACATCTTCTCGCCGTTTGAATTTCGAGTATGCTCATGGGGATATGGTTGATGAGGGCAGTATGAATCAGTTGGTTAACTTGACAAGTATGAACAATAAGGAAGATACTCCGAAGATTGGTATGAGCTTTGATACTGAAGAGGATGCCTATGAATTTTATCTAAAGTATTCAAAACGTGTGGGCTTTGGTATTAGAAGAAGCAAAAGTCACAAGAACACATGTGGAGAATTAGTTGACAGGATCTTTTGTTGTAGTGCTCAAGGAAAAAGATCACACGATAAACGTGATGTTTATGTGAAAAAAGCTCGTCCAGAAACAAGATTTGATTGTCAAGCTAAACTGAAGATTAGCAGTCGAGAAACTGGAAAGCTTTGTGTGGTTCAATTTGTTGAGGAGCATAATCATTATCTTTCAAGTCCAAACAAAATACATTTGCACAGAAGTCATAGAAAAATAGCTCCAGCTGCAGCATTGCAAATTCAAATGGCAAATGACGTGGGTATCACACCCAAAGCATCTCATGATCTTATGGCAAGACAAGTAGGAGGGAGAGAGAATTTGGGTTTCATTCCTGAAGATTACAAAAATTATTTGCGATCTAAAAGAACAAGAGATTCAAGAATAGGGGACACAGGTGGAGTATTAGAATATCTGCAGCAGATGCAATTTGATGATCCGAATTTTTTTTATGCCATTCAAGTTGATGAAGATGACTtgattacaaatattttttgggCTGATGCAAAGATGAGAACAGATTACTCACATTTTGGGGACGTG ACTGTGGTTTTTGGTGCTGCATTGTTATATGATGAAACATCTGTGAAATTTGAGTGGCTATTTGATACATTTACTAGAGCTATGGGTCAGAAGAAACCAATTACTATTCTTACAGATCAAGATGCAGCAATGGCTAAGGCATTATCTTCTATATGGCCTGAAACTCATCATCGTTTATGTCTTTGGCAtatttgtcacaccccaatttctGAAGGAATAACTATAACTGAG GACTTTGGTTCTGTGGTTGTCGGTTTTCGGGATTTTGTTGTTGTGGCGCTCCTCCTCTTTTCTTTGGGCATGCTGCAGCAAAATGCCCTGTTTCTCCGCAATAATAACAAGCATTCGTTCCTTTCATGCATTCCCCTAAATGGGGTTTCCGACACTTTGGGCAAGGTGGTGGAGTTATCGCTTGCGACTGTTCGTTCTGATGCTGATTCGGATTTTGATTAG